In the genome of Massilia sp. PAMC28688, one region contains:
- a CDS encoding heme-binding protein, translating to MHTKPVLTADDVKKITAAAETEALANKWAVTIAVVDDGGHLLSLHRMDGVAAISAHIAPAKATTAALGRRETKIYEDIINNGRTSFLSAPVLEGMLEGGVPIVVDGHVVGAVGVSGVQSAQDAQIAKAGIAAIL from the coding sequence ATGCACACCAAACCAGTACTGACCGCCGATGACGTTAAGAAAATCACAGCCGCTGCCGAAACCGAAGCGCTGGCCAACAAGTGGGCCGTCACCATTGCCGTCGTGGACGACGGCGGTCATCTGCTGAGCCTGCACCGCATGGATGGCGTCGCTGCCATTTCCGCCCACATTGCGCCGGCCAAGGCCACCACGGCCGCGCTGGGCCGGCGCGAAACCAAGATCTACGAAGACATCATCAACAATGGCCGCACTTCCTTCCTGAGCGCGCCGGTGCTGGAGGGCATGCTCGAAGGCGGCGTGCCGATCGTGGTCGATGGCCACGTGGTGGGGGCGGTGGGCGTATCGGGCGTGCAGTCGGCGCAGGACGCGCAGATTGCCAAGGCCGGCATTGCCGCCATCCTGTAA
- a CDS encoding patatin-like phospholipase family protein: protein MSSRRLALLSLAVLLSACRSTPDPKPVEPVVVAPQPPKKVRIGLALGGGAARGFAHIGVIKALEAQGIYPEIVVGTSAGSVVGALYAAGNNGFQLQRVAMEMDEATISDWAIPLFNKSSGVLKGDALQTYVNKAVKNTTMEKLKLKFGAVATDLHSGQPILFQRGNTGQAVRASSSVPSVFQPVTIGGRSYVDGGLVAPVPVRFAKQMGADFIIAVNISTQTEAQAATSSLEVLLQTFSIMGQRLNHHELKDADVVIQPALGKMGGADFAGRNLAILAGEQAAAAMMPQIKAKLKARQQP, encoded by the coding sequence AAGCCGGTTGAGCCTGTCGTGGTGGCGCCCCAGCCGCCCAAAAAGGTGCGCATCGGCCTGGCGCTGGGCGGCGGCGCGGCGCGCGGCTTCGCCCACATTGGCGTGATCAAGGCCCTGGAAGCGCAGGGCATTTACCCGGAAATCGTGGTCGGCACCAGCGCCGGCAGCGTGGTCGGGGCCCTGTACGCGGCCGGCAACAATGGCTTCCAGCTGCAGCGCGTGGCCATGGAGATGGACGAGGCGACCATCTCGGACTGGGCCATTCCCTTGTTCAACAAGTCCTCGGGCGTGCTCAAGGGCGACGCCCTGCAGACCTATGTCAACAAGGCAGTCAAGAACACCACCATGGAAAAGCTCAAGCTCAAGTTCGGCGCGGTGGCGACCGACCTGCACAGCGGCCAGCCGATCCTGTTTCAGCGCGGCAATACCGGGCAAGCCGTGCGGGCGTCCTCGTCAGTGCCGAGCGTGTTCCAGCCGGTGACCATTGGCGGGCGCTCCTACGTCGACGGCGGCCTGGTGGCACCGGTGCCGGTGCGCTTTGCCAAGCAGATGGGCGCGGACTTCATCATCGCGGTCAATATCTCGACCCAGACCGAAGCGCAGGCGGCGACCAGCTCGCTTGAAGTGCTGCTGCAAACCTTCAGCATCATGGGCCAGCGCCTCAATCATCATGAACTCAAAGACGCCGATGTGGTCATACAGCCCGCGCTGGGCAAGATGGGCGGCGCCGACTTTGCCGGCCGCAACCTTGCCATCCTGGCCGGCGAGCAGGCAGCTGCGGCCATGATGCCCCAGATCAAAGCCAAACTGAAAGCGCGCCAGCAGCCATAA